A window of Maioricimonas rarisocia genomic DNA:
TCATGCGGGCAGCGTCGACGCTGCGCCGGCAATGGCAGCGCGTCCCCCTCACTTTGCCGCACGCGCGAAACGGGTGATCTACCTGTTCATGCATGGCGGCCCGAGCCATGTCGATCTGTTCGACCCCAAGCCGGACCTGTCGCAATATGCCGGGCAACCGCTGCCGACCAGTTTCGGCCAGGTGATGACCCGCCGCAAAGTGGCCTCCAATCCGCTGCTGCCGCCGGTCCGCCCGTTTCGCCCGCGGGGGGAGTCCGGCATCGAAATCAGCGATTTCCTCCCCCAGCTGTCCAGTTGCGCAGACGAACTATGTGTGCTGCGGGGCTGTCACGGCGACAGCGTCAATCATCCGCAGTCGGTCTATCAGATGAACACCGGCACGGTGCTGATGGGCAAGCCGAGCCTGGGGAGCTGGGTCAGTTACGGTCTGGGGACCGAGAACCGCAACCTGCCCGCCTTCGTGGTGATGCCCGATCCGGGCGGCGGCGTCAAAGGTGGGCCGCCTGCCTGGGGAAACGGTTTCCTGCCGGCCACCTATCAGGGAACAACGGTCCGGCCGGGGGAGAGCCCGATCCTGCATCTCCATCCTCCCGAGGGACTCACCGGCCAGCGGCAACGGCGTATCCTCGACTTCGCGTCCGAGCGGAATCGGGAGCATCTGGCCGCCCGCGGCTTCGACTCCGAACTGTCGGCCCGAATCGATGCCTACGAGCTGGCGTTCCGGATGCAATCGGCGGCTCCGGAGCTGGTCGACCTGAGTGGCGAAACGCAGGACACGCTGGACCTGTACGGCATCGGGGAGACGGCGACGAACGAGTTTGGAACGCGGTGCTTGCTGGCCCGGAGAATGATCGAGCGGGGCGTCCGCTTCGTGCAGCTCTATTCGGGCGATACGGTCGGCTGGGATGCCCACAAGGATGTCGCTCAGAACCACGGTCGCTACTGCCGGGCCACCGATCGACCGGTGGCCGGGCTGCTGAAGGATCTGCGACGCCGGGGCCTGCTGGATGAGACGCTCGTCATCTGGGGGGGCGAGTTCGGCCGGATGCCGATGAGCGAACAGGGCAAGGGACGGGATCACAATCCCTGGGGCTACTCAGTCTGGATGGCAGGCGGCGGCGTGAAGGGGGGCATGACGTACGGCAGTACCGACGCGGTCGGGCTGCGGGCCGCCGAGAACAAGGTCCATGTCCACGACCTGCACGCAACGATCCTGCATCTGCTCGGGCTGGATCACGAGGCCCTCACGTACTTCCATAACGGACGGGACGAGCGCCTGACCGACGTGGCCGGCCGCGTAGTGACCGAGGTTCTTGCGTGAGGCGATTCCGCGAGACGTGACTCTGCTTCGTTGAACACATTCAGGAAAGCACGCCATGGGGAGGCGCGGGCAACAGATGCTGCGATTCACGTTGGGGGCCCTGCTCTGCCTGTCGATGTGGGGAGTCGCTCTGGCGACCGATGCGGCGGGAGAACTGCCGATTACTGAAGCGGACCGTGATTACTGGGCGTTCCGACCGATCGAGAGGCCGCCGGTCCCCGCTGTGATTAACCCCGGCTGGTGCCGAACCCCGATCGACTTCTTCGTGCTGGCCGGCTTGCAGGAGGAGGAGCTCGAACCGGTTGGACCTGCCAAACGGGAAGCATTGTTGCGGCGGGTGACGTTCGATCTGACGGGGCTGCCACCGACGCCGGCCGAACAGGCGGCGTTTCTGGCCGATGAAAGTCACACGGCTTACGAGACCGTGGTGGAGCGGCTGCTGGCGAGTCCCGCCTACGGAGAGCGGTGGGCGCAGCACTGGCTCGATCTGGTTCGCTTCGCAGAGACGGACGGCTTCGAGCACGACAAAGTCCGGCCGCAGGCGTGGCGGTATCGGGACTGGGTGATCGCCGCCCTGAATGCCGACATGTCGTACGACGAGTTCATTGCCCGGCAGCTGGCGGGAGATCTGCTGGCTCCTGACGATGCCGACGCACAGATCGCCACCGGGTTTCTGCTGTGCGGTCCGGACATGCCGGACATCAATCTGCGGGAGGAACGGCGACACAACTTCCTCAACGACATGACGGCCAATGTGGGAGAAGTGCTGCTCGGCCTGCAGTTCGGATGTGCCCGCTGTCACGACCACAAGGCGGACCCGATCTCGCAGCTGGACTTCTACAGGTTGCGGGCGTTCTTCGAGCCGATCGACCTGTTTGCCGATCATCCGCTGCCGGGCGTGGTGAAGGACGGAGAAGCGGTCCGGGCTCGCGTCGTACGGAACGGCAAGGGGGAGTCGAACAGCTTCCTGTGGATCCGGGGAGACTTCCGCCGCCGGGGCCCGCGCGTGCAGCCGGCCTATCCGCGTGTCGTCAACGAAGAAGGCGACGAGGTCGAACCTGGCTCCGATGTGACGGACCGTCGGCTGGCGCTGGTGGAGTGGCTGACCGATCCGTCGAATCCGCTCACAGCCCGGGTGATCGTCAACCGTGTCTGGCAGCATCACTTCGGAACCGGACTCTCGCCGACGCCCAGCGACTTCGGGCTGATGGGAATTGGTCCGTCGCATCCGGAGCTGCTGGACTGGCTGTCCGCCGACTTGGTCGCAAGCGGCTGGAGTCTGAAGCGCCTCCACCGGCAGATCGTGATGTCCTCGACCTACCGGCTGGCGAGCCGACCGGACACCGACACCGATCGCGCGAGGTGGAACCGTCTGGTCGAGTCCGATTCCGCGAACGACCTGCTGGGGCGCGGTCCACGACGGCGCCTGGAAGCCGAAGCGATTCGGGACGCGATGCTGGCGGTCTCCAGCACGCTGAATGACAAACGGGGTGGTCCGGGCGTTCGTCCGCCCTTGCCGCCGGAGGTCGTGGTCACGCTGCTGAAGAACCAGTGGCCGGTCACGAAGGACGAAGCGGAACATAACCGGCGGAGCATCTATCTGTTCGTTCGCCGCAACCTGCGGTTCCCCTTCCTCGAAGTCTTCGACAAGCCGGACACGAACCTGAGCTGCGCACAGCGGAGCGAGACGACAATCGCGCCGCAGGCGCTGCACCTGCTGAACTCCGACTTCTCACTCGAGTGTGCACGGCATCTTGCGGCACGGCTGGTGGAAACGGACGGGACCGATCACGAGCGGATTGAACAGTGCTATGCGCTGGTGCTCGGCCGCATACCCGGGCCCGCGGAACTCGCTGCAGCCGAAGCGTTCCTGGGGCAGCAGCCGGGCCGCGATGACTGGACGGATTTCTGCCTGGCGATGTTCAACCTGAACGAGTTCGTCTACCTCGACTGACGTGCACGGGCGCGATGACGACGGGCGTTTCGCGCAGCAGAAAACCCCGGTCGACGTGACCGGGGTGGAGCTTCGTCAATCAGATTGAGTGCGTACCCGGCCGCACTTACACGGGCAGGGCAATGGCAGAGGTCGGACATCGCAGCACTGCTGCCGCCCATCGGTCTTTCATCGTGTCCTCGTCCACCACGACAACCTCGCCGCCACTCTGCAGGGTGAGCCGGGCCGCGAGGTTGAGCAGTTCGGCGCCGTTTTCGTCGTTGTGACGGAGTGTCCGCTCGTTGACGTCATAGTCCCCCGGGCAGGAGGCGCCACGCTGCAGCACGAGCGTGTCGATCAGACCGTCACCTGCGGCAGGCAGGATGAGATCGAGGCGATCGGTGGCCGAGTTGGCCGCAGCACGTGCTTCGTACTCGGACAAAG
This region includes:
- a CDS encoding DUF1501 domain-containing protein, which produces MLAGETNRTLHAGSVDAAPAMAARPPHFAARAKRVIYLFMHGGPSHVDLFDPKPDLSQYAGQPLPTSFGQVMTRRKVASNPLLPPVRPFRPRGESGIEISDFLPQLSSCADELCVLRGCHGDSVNHPQSVYQMNTGTVLMGKPSLGSWVSYGLGTENRNLPAFVVMPDPGGGVKGGPPAWGNGFLPATYQGTTVRPGESPILHLHPPEGLTGQRQRRILDFASERNREHLAARGFDSELSARIDAYELAFRMQSAAPELVDLSGETQDTLDLYGIGETATNEFGTRCLLARRMIERGVRFVQLYSGDTVGWDAHKDVAQNHGRYCRATDRPVAGLLKDLRRRGLLDETLVIWGGEFGRMPMSEQGKGRDHNPWGYSVWMAGGGVKGGMTYGSTDAVGLRAAENKVHVHDLHATILHLLGLDHEALTYFHNGRDERLTDVAGRVVTEVLA
- a CDS encoding DUF1549 and DUF1553 domain-containing protein, coding for MGRRGQQMLRFTLGALLCLSMWGVALATDAAGELPITEADRDYWAFRPIERPPVPAVINPGWCRTPIDFFVLAGLQEEELEPVGPAKREALLRRVTFDLTGLPPTPAEQAAFLADESHTAYETVVERLLASPAYGERWAQHWLDLVRFAETDGFEHDKVRPQAWRYRDWVIAALNADMSYDEFIARQLAGDLLAPDDADAQIATGFLLCGPDMPDINLREERRHNFLNDMTANVGEVLLGLQFGCARCHDHKADPISQLDFYRLRAFFEPIDLFADHPLPGVVKDGEAVRARVVRNGKGESNSFLWIRGDFRRRGPRVQPAYPRVVNEEGDEVEPGSDVTDRRLALVEWLTDPSNPLTARVIVNRVWQHHFGTGLSPTPSDFGLMGIGPSHPELLDWLSADLVASGWSLKRLHRQIVMSSTYRLASRPDTDTDRARWNRLVESDSANDLLGRGPRRRLEAEAIRDAMLAVSSTLNDKRGGPGVRPPLPPEVVVTLLKNQWPVTKDEAEHNRRSIYLFVRRNLRFPFLEVFDKPDTNLSCAQRSETTIAPQALHLLNSDFSLECARHLAARLVETDGTDHERIEQCYALVLGRIPGPAELAAAEAFLGQQPGRDDWTDFCLAMFNLNEFVYLD